The sequence below is a genomic window from Luteolibacter arcticus.
GGAGTGGTATCTCCCCTTCATGGCGGTGCCCGCTCTCATCACGGAAAGCTGGCAGGATCTCCGCGCCGGGACCGCCGATATGGGCGATTTCAAGATCTTCGGCACCCTGATTACCTGCGCCTTCCTCCACGCCGACCCGGAGCACATCGTGTATAACATGCTGTTCTTGTGGATCTTCGCCGCGCTCATCGTCGAGCTGATCGGCGCCCGCTGGATGTTCGGCATTTTCCTCTTCACCGAATTCACGGCCAGCATCTTCCACGTGGTGCTGAATGCCGGGGACCCCGTTCCCATGCTCGGCGCGTCCGGCTCGGTAATGGGCTTTGAGGGCGCTTATCTCGGCCTCGCCACCCGCTGGCTCCTGCCGGAGCCGCACATCTGGCCGATGTCGCGGCCGATTCCGGCCGGTCAACTCGCGCTCATCGGCGTGGCCGGGGTGATCATCGACTTCACCTCGCTGATGAGCCATGAGCCGGGCAACATCGCCTACGGCGCCCACCTCGGTGGCTTCGTCGGCGGCTTGCTTCTCGCCGCCCTCGCCGCGCCGAAGCCGCGGGGAGCCCATCATCGTTAGGAGATCCGTTTCAAATGCCCCTCGACCGGTCGCGATTCCGGTGTTAGAGGGGAAATGCAATGAAAACGTTCATCCTAGTCCCACTGGGCGTGATTCTGGCATTTGCTGGCACGTCTTGCACCTCCTATGCCCCCGGCTATCAGGCCGCGGGCTACAGCCCGCGCGACGCCTACTATCGCGGCCATGTCGATGGCAGCGGAGATCGCCTCTACGGACACGCTTACGATCCGCATATCAACGAGGATCGCACCCTGCCCAGCGCCCACCGCAATGACTACATCTGGGGCTATGTCGACGGCTATCGCCGGCCGGCCGGCTACGAAGGTGGGAAATAGACGTCCCGCCCGAGTTGCCGTAAAATCCCCCCATGACCCCCCGGGCAGGTATTCCTGCATTGTTGTTTCTCTGGTCCGCCACCCTTGCGTCCGGCGGGCTGTATCCCAATACAATCTCTCCCGG
It includes:
- a CDS encoding rhomboid family intramembrane serine protease, with translation MRDDAVRQLFRAQGPLLGLIAVMFGIFLFQEIHGREWYLPFMAVPALITESWQDLRAGTADMGDFKIFGTLITCAFLHADPEHIVYNMLFLWIFAALIVELIGARWMFGIFLFTEFTASIFHVVLNAGDPVPMLGASGSVMGFEGAYLGLATRWLLPEPHIWPMSRPIPAGQLALIGVAGVIIDFTSLMSHEPGNIAYGAHLGGFVGGLLLAALAAPKPRGAHHR